The Thermoplasmata archaeon DNA window GCGATCCTCCGCTATGCCTCGCGCCGGATACCGATCTCGATGGATCGTGCGTGAACGCCGGCTGAGCCGGTGCCGCCGGGGCAGGCGCCGAGCCTTCGCGGTCCCTAGCGGCGGGCCGGCGGCCTCGCCGGAGCTCGCACCGCGCGAGTGGGCGGCGGTCGCGAAGCCCGAGGCGCTCGACCTCGGCGGACGGCGTGGGCGAGCAGGGCGAGCGAGGCGGCGGCGAGCGCCAGCAGGCCGCCGAAGAGAGCGTACCCCTCGAGTCCCGTGAGCGGAGCGCCGCCCGTGGGAGCGCTCGAAACCTCGTAGGTGAGACCCGCGCTGACCGCCGAGACTCCGTCCGAGTCGGTCACCGTTACCGAAACCGCGTAGCGGCCCGCGGCGCTTGGAGAGCAGCTGATGTACGACGCGTTCGCGGCCGCGCACCCCGGCGGCAGGCCCGCCCAGGCGAACTCAAGGGAGCCGGAGCCCGAGGTCGTCGCGGCGGAGAAGGTGACCGATTCCCCCACCGCCCCGGTCGTCGGCGAGGCGGTCGGAGCGGAGACGGTAGGGTCCTCGTACGCCGTGAAGGGGACCGACGCGGAGACCGTGAAGTTGTCGGCGTCCGTCACGTAGACCGAGACGACTCCGGCCGACGGACCGCTGGGCACGCAGTCGATGTCGGGCATATCGGAGACCGCGCAGCCCGGCGGTAGGCCGGTCCAGTCGTAGCGGTACGGAGCCTGCCCGCCTCCGGCGCCTTGAACGTCGAACGTGACCGCCTGGCCGACGTCGGCACTCGCCCGAGACCCCACGAGGGCGGCGACCGAGGGGTCGGAATAGACCGAGTAGCCCACCGTGCCGTTGACGCTGAGCCCGTTGGAGTCGGTGACGGTGACGCTAGCGGTGCCGTCCCCCGGAGCGCTCGGGTCGCAGGAGATGGTGGAGACGTCGCTGGCGCTGCATCCGGTCGGAAGGCCGGTCCAGTCAAAGTCGAACGGGGCGGCCCCGCCGCTGAGTCCCGAGACGTTCAGCTCGATCTCCTGGCCGACGTCCACGGCGGAGGGGATCGCCCGCACGCTGGCGATCGAGGGATCCGCGTCCACCGGGTAGGGCAGCGGCCCGCTGGCCGCTCTGCCGCCGTCCGAGTCCGTCACGTTCACGCTCACCGACGCGGCACCGGCGTCGGACGGGACGCAGCGGACTTCGGGCGCGGATACCGAGAGACAGCCGATCGGCAGACCCGACCAGGCGTAGGTGTAGTCGCCGGAGCCGCCGGAGGCGTTCGACCAGAAGGTCACCGCCTGCCCGACATCGATCGAATCGGCGGGGCTCGCGGACGGGACGGGGGCGTACGGGCCGGAGAGGACGGTGAACGAGAGGCTCGCGCTGACCACGCGGAAGTCGTTCGCGTCGGTCACGGCGACCGAGATCGAGTAGCTGCCCGCGGTGGCGGGGGTGCAGGTGGGGCTCGCCGTCCCGGCCCCCGTGCAGGGCCCGGGGAGGCCGCTCCAGCTATAGTTGTACGGGGTGGCGCCGCCCTTCGGCGCGGCCGTGAAGGTGACCGGTTGGCCGGTTTCGGCGCTCGCACGGCTCGGGCTCGGCGTCGCGACGCTCGGGTCGGAGTCGACGGAGAAGGAGAGGCTGGCGCTCGTGGCGGACTGGCCGCCGGAGTCGGTGACGGTGACGTTCACCGAGTAGCTGCCCGAATCGCTCGGAGTGCAGGAGAGCGAGAGCGAGGAGGAGGCGGTGCATCCGAGCCCCGATGGGGCGGTCTTCCAGGCGTAGGTGTCTCCGCCGGTGCCCGACGCGACGAGCGTCGAGTGGAACGTGACGGACTGGGCGACATCCACGCCCGACGGCGAGGCGGTGGGGGTGCTGACCTCCGGGCCGCAGGAGCCGGTGTCGGTCACGTTGAGCGTCGCCTTCGCCTTGATCTCGCACTCGCCGAGATCGTGGCTGGCGCTGCTCGAGTTCACCCAGACGTGGTAGGTGCCCGGCACGAGGGTGAGCGTCGCCGAGTCGTTGACGAACGCCCAAGTGTCCCCGGGGATGGCGACTGTCCCGGCGGCGATCCCCGGCGCCGAGATCGCCAGGGTCCCGACCCGGTTCTGGGTATACGCCTGCTCAGGCGTCGCGTTGCGGGCGGTGCCGTTGAGCTGGAGCGTCAGCGGGAGACCGGCGGCGTCGCTGGTGAAGATCGACTGGATGTTGCTGACCGCCTCCGCCGTGTTCGCCCCGAAGTTCCAGACCGCGGGTGGCGCCTCGAAGTTGTGGCCGTTCCAGTAGAGCAGCCGGGACGTCGCGTGGGTCGCGTTCTCGGCCTGCGTCGCCGCGCCGTTGCCGGGACCGCCGAGGGAGAACTCCGCGTCGTAGAACAGACCGATCGGATTGTAGAGGTTCCCGTCGACCAGGAAGTTGTTGTCAGCCGAGACGGTCTTCGCCCAGGGCCACACCACGTTGTCGTAGGTGACGTAGTGGTTCGTCACCATGTCCCAGTACTCGAAGGCGACCTCGGGCTCGGCGTGGGCTCCCCGGTAGGAGCGCACGAGCAGGCCGTAGTCGCCGGGGCTCGGCAGGGTTCGGTAGGCTCCCGGCTGGGTGGTCGCGCTCACTGCGTAGTAGCCCTCGCAGCCGCTGTAGGGATAGACAGTCCCGTTGCCGCTGACCCCGGTGTTGTTGAGGCAGGACGTGGTGAAGTTCCAGATGTTGTCCTCGAAGCCGATCTCCATCGTCGACGAGTCGACGATGGCGACGTCCTGGATCCAGTACGCGTAGTTGTGGCCGTTCTGCACGAACTCCAGGACGACGTTGAGCTGGTCGCTGTACTGGTAGTTGCTGTCCGCCTCGAGGTCGAGCGATCGATAGGAGAAGTTGCCGAGGAACTCGGTGGAGTTGTACTCGTAGGGCTGGCCGTTCGCCCCGACGCCGAAGTCCGCGATTCCCATCGGCGCGGGCTCGCTCGAGTAGTAGCCGCTGGGGTCGACCGTGGCGGGCGCGGCCAGACCGATGGGATGGACGCGGACCGGCAGGAAGGGGATCGGCGCCCGACCCCCCTCGCTCGCGGGTGCGACCCCGGCCCGCGGGGCGGCCGGGTGCTCGGAGGTGGGGGGCGCGGGTGCGCCGAGCGCTCCGAGCGGCACCACGAGCGCGCCGGCGGTCACGAGGATCGCCACCAGCGACGCGAACGATCGAGAATGCGTGCGGTTCCGCTGCCCAGACATGATGTGTATCAATACGCACCATGCACTGGCGCGCTCCTCCGCTATAAGGCTTCACTTTACGGCCGTCTCGGCGCCGGCGACGTCCCGCCGGCGCCCCGTCCGGCCGGGCCGGCGCCGCCCTAGACGAGTCGGTTCGGGATCGGGTCGGTCGGCAGCCCGTAGCGCCGGAGGAGGGCGACGAACCGGGGGTCCCGACGGATCGGATCGAAGAAGAGACCCCGGTACCAGAGCCAGAAGACCCGCTCGCCGTCGACGTAGTCCGCCTCGAGCAGATCGAGCGCCGTCGGTGCCTCGCCGAGGACCGAGAGGAGCATGGCGAGGTAGGTTCGGGACATGTACGACTTCCACTCGCGGCGGGCGACCTCGGCCAGGATGTCGCGGGCGTCCTTGGGCCGACCGATCAGCGCGTTGAGGAGCGCGCGATCGAAGCGCTGCTCTTCCGTCGCGCCCGGCATCGGGGAGTCGGCCTCGGCGACCGCCTCCGCGCGGTGGCCCGTCGCGAGGTAGATCAGCCCGAGAAAGTTGTGGTGACCGGCGGCGTCGGCGGGATCGGTGCGCTCGTCGCGCAACAGGCGGATCGCCTCGTCGCCGTTGCCCGACTCGAACTCCGCCCACGCGAGGGAGGTCGCGGCGCCGCCGCTCGGGTCGAGGCGAACGACCTGCCGGAAGTTCTCCTTCGCGAGGTCCCAGCGCGCGAGCGCCATGTTAAGCAGCGCGTAGAAGCGGTAGGCGGCCACGTTGCTCGGGTTCAGCGCGATCGCGGTCTGGAACTCCGCCTCCGCGCGGGACCAGTCGTGGTCGGACTGGAAGATCAAGTTCGCGAGGGCCGCATGGGCGTCGGAGGAGTTCGGGTCGAGCGCCAGCGCCCGGTCGACGAGCTCGCGCGCCCGAGGGATGACTTTACGCATCGCCACCACGTCGCCGGCGACGGTCACGTACAGCTGCGCCCACGCCGCGTAGGCCTCGGCGAAGGTCGGATCGAGCTCGGTCGCGCGCTCGAAGAAACGGACCGCCTCCTCGTAGCTGTGCTTGTGCCGCTCGCTCGAGGCGACGAGCCCTCGCAGGTAGAGGTCGTAGGCCGCCGGGTTCTGGGTGCCCCGGCGCGCCGCCGACGGTCGTTCCGACGGGGCGAGCTGGAGCCGGAGCGCCTCGGCGGTCCGCCCCGCGATATCCGCCTGAACGGCGAAGACGTCGTCGACCTCGCGGTTGTAGCTGCTCGCCCAGATGTGCCGCTGGCTCGCGACATCGATCAACTGCAGCGTGATCCGGATGCGGGTCCCGGCCTTGCGAACGCTGCCCTCGAGCACCGTGTCGACCCCCAGCTCGCGGCCGACCTCGGCGATCGACTTCGGCGCGTTCTTGTACGGCGTGACGGAGGTCCGTGCGATGACGCTGAGCCCGCGCACCTGGGACAGGACCGAGATGAGCTCCTCCGTGAGTCCGTCCGCGAAGTAGCCGTCGCCGGGGTCGGGGCTGATGTTCGCGAGCGGGAGGACCGCGAGGTGTCGCGTGTCCCCGTCCGCGGGGGCCGCGGCCCCCGCGCCGCGGTCTCCGCCGGGGAGGATCCGCCAGACGCTGAGCGGGAGCCGGATGTTCTTCAGCCGCGCCGGCGGCAGCTTCTCGAACGCGACGTCGAGCTTGTTCTCCACCTGATCGTACACCTGTTGCGAGAGGCAGATGCCGCCCGGCTCGGCCAGCGGTTGGATCCGCGACGCGATGTTCACGGCGTCGCCGAGGACATCCCCATGCGTGGGCACGACCTCCCCGACGTGGATTCCGATCCGGATCCGGATGCGCCAGTCCTCGGTGGCGGAAGCGTTGTACTCGGCGAGCGCGCCTTGGATCGCCACCGCACAGCGCGTCGCTTCGAGCGCGCTGTCGAACTCGACGAGGAAGGCGTCGCCGACGGTCTTGACCTCCCGCCCCGCGAACGTGGCGAAGATCGGGCGGAGCAGACGGTTGTGACGGTCGAGGACCGCGAGCGCGGTCGCCTCGTTCGCCTGCGCGAGGGCGGAGTAGCCGACCATGTCCGTGAACATGATCGCGGCGAGCCGACGGCGCCCTTCGCTCATGCCTCCGAACTCCCCCGTGCGGAGTTAAGCGCTCCGAGCAGGGTCGCGGAACGCGGTCGGGGCGAGGGGGTTTCGGGCGTTCAGCGCCCGCCCACCGCCGCGGGCTGCTGCTGGGTCAGGCAGTGGATCGTCCCGAGCCCCCAGACCAGATCCCGCGATCGGATCCCGACCACCTCGCGGTCCGGGAAGGCGCCCCGCAGGACGTCCATCGCCGCGCCGTCGTGGGGGTCATCGAAGGTCGGGACGAGGACGGAACCGTTGGCCACGTAGAAGTTCGCATAGCTCGCCGGCAGTCGCTGCCCCCGATAGACGACCGGACGGGGGCTGGGCAGCTCGCGCACCACGAGCCGCCGGCCGTGACGGGTGCGGAAGCGCTCCAGCCGGTCCCGGTTCTGCTCGAGCACCCCGCGGTTCTCGTCGTCTTCGCCGTACGGACTGACCACGAGCACCGAGGCCGGTCCCACGAACCGCGCGAGATCGTCGATATGGCCCTGGGTGTCGTCGCCGTCGATCCCCTCTCCGAGCCAGACGACCTCCTCGATCCCGAGGTTCGCGCGAAGGGCCGACTCGGTCGCCGCGCGTCCGAGACCGGGGTTGCGCACGTTCGGTCCGCCGAGCAGGCACGCCTCGGTCGCGAGCAAGAGCCCGGCGCCGTCCACGTCGATCGCTCCCCCCTCGAGGGTCACCCATCGGCCCCGCCACCGCGCCCGATAGAGGGGCCGGCCGAGGTGCCGCCCGATCCACGGGGGCACCCGACGGTCGCGGTGCCAGTCGGGGTACTTGGCCCAGGCGTTGAACTTCCACTGGATCAGGGCGACGGACGCGCGATCCGCGGGCGCCGAGCCCGACCGCCGGACGAACGTGGGCCCCGAGTCCCGCATCCAGCTCCGGTCGGTGGGCAGGAGGTGGGCGCGCACCCGATCGAGCTCGACGTGACTGTGCTCGAGCCGCCGCATCGCGTGCCGGGCCTGGCGCCGATCGGGGAAGAGAATCTCGACGGTCTCACCGCGGGCGAGCTGCCGGACGATCTCCACGAACGTCCAGCGGACCACGCCGAGACGGCCGGGCCAGTCGTCGCCCTGGTGGGGCCAGGCGATCCACGTCGCCTCGTGCGGCTCCCACTCGGCGGGCATACGGTAGCCGAGCCGCGCAGGGCTCGGAGCGGCCTTCCGCGGGCTCATCCGGGCCCGCCGGACTCGTCCAGGAACCGGCGGGTGAGGGCGCCGTAGGCGTCGACCCGACGGTCCCGCAGGAACGGCCAGTGCTGACGCGTCCGCTCCACCACCCGCGGGTCCACGTCCGCGACCAGGACCTCCTCTCGGTCGTGGGATCCCTCGACGAGCACCCGTCCGAACGGGTCGGCGACGAACGAGCCGCCCCAGAACTCGATCCCCGGGCCGGCGGCGCGGTCCCCGCGCACGTCCCCGTGCTCGAGGCCGACCCGGTTCGCCACCGCGACGTACACGCCGTTCGCGATCGCGTGGGCCCGCTGGACCGTCCGCCAGGCGTCATGCTGGGCCTCCCCGAATTCCGCCTTCTCGCCCGGGTGCCAGCCGATCGCGGTCGGATACGCGAGCAGCTCGGCGCCCGTGAGCGCGGTCAGGCGCGCCGCCTCCGGATACCACTGGTCCCAGCAGATGAGCACCCCGACCCGACCGACGGTCAGCGGGAACGAACGGAAGCCGAGGTCGCCCGGCGCGAAGTAGAACTTCTCGAAGTAGAGCGGGTCATCGGGAATGTGCATCTTGCGGTAGATCCCCGCGAGGCGGCCGTCGCGATCGATCACCGCCACCGCGTTGTGGTAGACGCCGGGCGCCCGGCGCTCGAACACGGGGGCGAGCACCGCGACCGAGAGGCGTTTCGCCTCTTCCGTGAGCCGCTCGACCGTCGGTCCCGGGATCGGTTCGGCGAGCGCGAACATCGCGTGATCCTCCCGCTGGCAGAAGTACTGCGATCGAAACAGCTCGGGGAGCGCGACGAGGTCGGCGCTCCGCTCCTTAGCAACGCGCAGGTGCTGGACCGCACGCTCGAGGTTCTCGTCCGGATCCGGCGTCTCCGACATCTGGACGAGCGCGACCCGGAAGGATCCCGGTCCCGACCCCGCCGGCGCCATCGGCTGTGCTGAGCCCTCCGCCGGGCGCACGGAGGCACGGGCACACATAATGGCCCGGGAGGCGGACGCCCGGTGCCCGGGTCCGGGGCCGGGGGTCGCGGCCGCCGTCCGGGGCCCCGGGCCCTCCGCCGGTTCCGGGGTCCCAGTGCCCGGGCGCCCCG harbors:
- a CDS encoding thermopsin family protease, with the protein product MSGQRNRTHSRSFASLVAILVTAGALVVPLGALGAPAPPTSEHPAAPRAGVAPASEGGRAPIPFLPVRVHPIGLAAPATVDPSGYYSSEPAPMGIADFGVGANGQPYEYNSTEFLGNFSYRSLDLEADSNYQYSDQLNVVLEFVQNGHNYAYWIQDVAIVDSSTMEIGFEDNIWNFTTSCLNNTGVSGNGTVYPYSGCEGYYAVSATTQPGAYRTLPSPGDYGLLVRSYRGAHAEPEVAFEYWDMVTNHYVTYDNVVWPWAKTVSADNNFLVDGNLYNPIGLFYDAEFSLGGPGNGAATQAENATHATSRLLYWNGHNFEAPPAVWNFGANTAEAVSNIQSIFTSDAAGLPLTLQLNGTARNATPEQAYTQNRVGTLAISAPGIAAGTVAIPGDTWAFVNDSATLTLVPGTYHVWVNSSSASHDLGECEIKAKATLNVTDTGSCGPEVSTPTASPSGVDVAQSVTFHSTLVASGTGGDTYAWKTAPSGLGCTASSSLSLSCTPSDSGSYSVNVTVTDSGGQSATSASLSFSVDSDPSVATPSPSRASAETGQPVTFTAAPKGGATPYNYSWSGLPGPCTGAGTASPTCTPATAGSYSISVAVTDANDFRVVSASLSFTVLSGPYAPVPSASPADSIDVGQAVTFWSNASGGSGDYTYAWSGLPIGCLSVSAPEVRCVPSDAGAASVSVNVTDSDGGRAASGPLPYPVDADPSIASVRAIPSAVDVGQEIELNVSGLSGGAAPFDFDWTGLPTGCSASDVSTISCDPSAPGDGTASVTVTDSNGLSVNGTVGYSVYSDPSVAALVGSRASADVGQAVTFDVQGAGGGQAPYRYDWTGLPPGCAVSDMPDIDCVPSGPSAGVVSVYVTDADNFTVSASVPFTAYEDPTVSAPTASPTTGAVGESVTFSAATTSGSGSLEFAWAGLPPGCAAANASYISCSPSAAGRYAVSVTVTDSDGVSAVSAGLTYEVSSAPTGGAPLTGLEGYALFGGLLALAAASLALLAHAVRRGRAPRASRPPPTRAVRAPARPPARR
- a CDS encoding adenylate/guanylate cyclase domain-containing protein, translated to MSEGRRRLAAIMFTDMVGYSALAQANEATALAVLDRHNRLLRPIFATFAGREVKTVGDAFLVEFDSALEATRCAVAIQGALAEYNASATEDWRIRIRIGIHVGEVVPTHGDVLGDAVNIASRIQPLAEPGGICLSQQVYDQVENKLDVAFEKLPPARLKNIRLPLSVWRILPGGDRGAGAAAPADGDTRHLAVLPLANISPDPGDGYFADGLTEELISVLSQVRGLSVIARTSVTPYKNAPKSIAEVGRELGVDTVLEGSVRKAGTRIRITLQLIDVASQRHIWASSYNREVDDVFAVQADIAGRTAEALRLQLAPSERPSAARRGTQNPAAYDLYLRGLVASSERHKHSYEEAVRFFERATELDPTFAEAYAAWAQLYVTVAGDVVAMRKVIPRARELVDRALALDPNSSDAHAALANLIFQSDHDWSRAEAEFQTAIALNPSNVAAYRFYALLNMALARWDLAKENFRQVVRLDPSGGAATSLAWAEFESGNGDEAIRLLRDERTDPADAAGHHNFLGLIYLATGHRAEAVAEADSPMPGATEEQRFDRALLNALIGRPKDARDILAEVARREWKSYMSRTYLAMLLSVLGEAPTALDLLEADYVDGERVFWLWYRGLFFDPIRRDPRFVALLRRYGLPTDPIPNRLV
- a CDS encoding agmatine deiminase family protein produces the protein MSPRKAAPSPARLGYRMPAEWEPHEATWIAWPHQGDDWPGRLGVVRWTFVEIVRQLARGETVEILFPDRRQARHAMRRLEHSHVELDRVRAHLLPTDRSWMRDSGPTFVRRSGSAPADRASVALIQWKFNAWAKYPDWHRDRRVPPWIGRHLGRPLYRARWRGRWVTLEGGAIDVDGAGLLLATEACLLGGPNVRNPGLGRAATESALRANLGIEEVVWLGEGIDGDDTQGHIDDLARFVGPASVLVVSPYGEDDENRGVLEQNRDRLERFRTRHGRRLVVRELPSPRPVVYRGQRLPASYANFYVANGSVLVPTFDDPHDGAAMDVLRGAFPDREVVGIRSRDLVWGLGTIHCLTQQQPAAVGGR
- a CDS encoding carbon-nitrogen hydrolase — protein: MAPAGSGPGSFRVALVQMSETPDPDENLERAVQHLRVAKERSADLVALPELFRSQYFCQREDHAMFALAEPIPGPTVERLTEEAKRLSVAVLAPVFERRAPGVYHNAVAVIDRDGRLAGIYRKMHIPDDPLYFEKFYFAPGDLGFRSFPLTVGRVGVLICWDQWYPEAARLTALTGAELLAYPTAIGWHPGEKAEFGEAQHDAWRTVQRAHAIANGVYVAVANRVGLEHGDVRGDRAAGPGIEFWGGSFVADPFGRVLVEGSHDREEVLVADVDPRVVERTRQHWPFLRDRRVDAYGALTRRFLDESGGPG